The following proteins are co-located in the Peromyscus maniculatus bairdii isolate BWxNUB_F1_BW_parent chromosome 23, HU_Pman_BW_mat_3.1, whole genome shotgun sequence genome:
- the LOC102909324 gene encoding CD209 antigen-like protein C gives MMSDSMEASEKQQPGLLGWLSHNQGSLVLHLLSVLLLTGLLVAVLVQGFKAPSSPGYEKIYQQLLQLKGGVDSICRPCPWEWTFFHGKCYFFSKSQRNWNDSITACLEVEAQLLIIESDEEQTFLSVISKDKGSAWLGLSDLKEEGSWQWVDNSPMKDSFRKYWLKGEPSNTYDEDCAEISSTGWKDNSCSLEKFWICKKPASSCSR, from the exons ATGATGAGCGACTCCATGGAAGCAAGCGAGAAGCAGCAGCCAGGCCTCCTAG GGTGGCTGAGCCACAACCAAGGCAGCCTGGTGCTGCATCTCCTGTCTGTCCTGCTCCTGACTGGGCTGCTGGTCGCTGTTCTTGTTCAAG GTTTCAAGGCCCCCAGCTCCCCAGGATATGAGAAAATCTATCAGCAGCTGCTGCAACTCAAGGGTGGAGTGG ACAGCATTTGCCGTCCTTGCCCCTGGGAGTGGACATTCTTCCATGGAAAGTGTTACTTCTTCTCCAAGTCCCAGCGTAACTGGAATGATTCCATCACTGCCTGCCTGGAAGTGGAGGCCCAACTACTCATCATTGAGAGTGATGAAGAACAG ACATTCCTGAGTGTGATTTCTAAGGATAAAGGATCTGCCTGGCTGGGTCTCTCTGACCTGAAAGAGGAAGGCTCATGGCAGTGGGTAGACAACTCACCTATGAAAGACAG TTTCAGAAAATATTGGTTAAAAGGGGAGCCCAGCAACACTTACGATGAAGACTGTGCAGAAATTTCAAGTACTGGATGGAAGGATAACTCATGTTCCTTAGAGAAATTCTGGATCTGCAAGAAGCCTGCATCTTCCTGCTCTAGGTGA
- the LOC102917278 gene encoding CD209 antigen-like protein C: MVPHVQFPERVTTLEDLKAGLIHVHGDHCVFNLTHLPTDRLCRPCPWDWTLFQGNCYFFSTFQQNWKESLISCEEVGAQLVVIKSHEEQSFLQQTSKKIGYVWMGLSDMKQEGKWVWLDGSPLKWSQYWAPGEPNNVYDEDCADFSDNGWNDNTCSLEKFWICKKPASSCSR, encoded by the exons ATGGTTCCCCATGTGCAGTTTCCAGAGAGGGTGACCACTCTTGAAGACCTAAAGGCTGGACTGATCCACGTACATGGAGACCACTGTGTGTTTAACCTGACTCACCTCCCCACAGACCGCTTGTGCCGCCCCTGCCCCTGGGACTGGACTCTCTTCCAAGGAAACTGTTACTTCTTCTCCACATTCCAACAGAACTGGAAGGAATCTCTGATCTCCTGTGAGGAAGTGGGGGCCCAACTTGTTGTCATCAAGAGTCATGAGGAGCAG aGCTTCCTGCAGCAGACCTCTAAGAAGATAGGCTATGTCTGGATGGGGCTGTCGGACATGAAACAGGAAGGCAAATGGGTGTGGTTGGATGGTTCACCGCTGAAATGGAG CCAATATTGGGCTCCAGGGGAGCCCAACAACGTTTACGATGAAGACTGTGCAGACTTTTCAGATAATGGATGGAATGATAACACATGTTCCTTAGAGAAATTCTGGATCTGCAAGAAGCCTGCATCTTCCTGCTCTAGGTGA